From a region of the Kaistia sp. 32K genome:
- a CDS encoding DUF924 family protein: MPFETSDAILLEAHRFWFEELIASTDVPAEQVQIWFSRHDATDDACRARFGDHLDAVAETDWPFETLPPAAGIGLVLFLDQFPRNLFREDGRAYAYDARARAAARRLIEGGVERFTPMERVFLYLPFEHSEALSDQDYSVELYEALLAEAAEAEKETFRSFLGYAEKHRDVIRRFGRFPHRNADLGRVSTAEEIEFLKDGRGY; encoded by the coding sequence ATGCCGTTCGAAACATCCGACGCGATCCTGCTGGAAGCGCATCGCTTCTGGTTCGAGGAGTTGATCGCCAGTACCGATGTGCCGGCTGAACAGGTTCAGATCTGGTTCTCGCGCCACGATGCGACCGACGATGCCTGCCGCGCCCGCTTCGGCGATCATCTCGACGCTGTCGCCGAAACGGATTGGCCGTTCGAGACGCTGCCGCCGGCCGCCGGCATCGGTCTCGTCCTCTTTCTCGACCAGTTTCCGCGCAACCTTTTTCGCGAGGACGGCCGCGCCTATGCCTATGACGCGCGCGCTCGTGCGGCGGCGAGGCGGCTGATCGAGGGCGGCGTCGAGCGCTTCACGCCGATGGAGCGGGTCTTCCTCTATCTGCCCTTCGAGCATAGCGAGGCTCTCTCCGACCAGGACTATTCGGTCGAGCTCTACGAGGCGCTCCTGGCCGAGGCGGCGGAGGCCGAAAAGGAGACGTTCCGCTCCTTCCTCGGCTATGCCGAGAAGCACCGCGATGTGATCCGTCGCTTCGGCCGCTTCCCGCATCGCAACGCCGATCTCGGCCGCGTCTCGACGGCGGAAGAGATCGAATTCCTGAAGGACGGGCGGGGCTACTGA
- a CDS encoding DNA recombination protein RmuC: MQDVLFIVGDRPITVAMLVLAAIALGVVLLFLVLVVVWRGARRRDLLESDQAVQGDELERRIAELVRIQSEMTGRMQTMAEVFGSRQSELLQGLSNRMDGLGHRIGQTMVESTRHTHENLVRLNERLAVIDTAQRNITELSSQVVGLQHILANKQTRGAFGQARMEAIVQDGLPIGGYQFQTTLSNGNRPDCVVAFPNNTAGLVVDAKFPLEAWNAIRAAEGPEMTRAAETQFRRDVTKHLKDIAERYLIPGETQDTAFMFVPSESIFADIHERFEDLVQSAHRLRIVIVSPSLLMLSIQVIQSVLKDAGMREQAHLIQGEVMKLMEDVGRVNDRVLKLKTHFDQASKDIDDILISTRKLTARGAKIEALEFGDEGSPAYDRQPDLLAGE, encoded by the coding sequence ATGCAGGACGTCCTCTTCATCGTCGGCGACAGGCCGATCACCGTGGCCATGCTGGTGCTGGCGGCGATCGCGCTCGGCGTCGTGCTGCTGTTCCTCGTCCTCGTCGTGGTCTGGCGCGGCGCGCGCCGGCGCGACCTCCTGGAATCGGATCAGGCGGTGCAGGGCGACGAGCTGGAGCGCCGCATCGCCGAACTGGTCCGCATCCAGAGCGAGATGACCGGCCGCATGCAGACGATGGCGGAGGTGTTCGGCTCGCGGCAATCGGAGCTTCTGCAGGGTCTTTCGAACCGCATGGACGGGCTCGGCCACCGCATCGGCCAGACCATGGTCGAATCGACCCGCCACACGCACGAAAACCTCGTCCGGCTGAACGAGCGCCTCGCCGTGATCGACACGGCGCAGCGCAACATCACCGAGCTTTCCAGCCAGGTGGTCGGCCTGCAGCACATCCTCGCCAACAAGCAGACGCGCGGCGCCTTCGGCCAGGCGCGGATGGAGGCGATTGTCCAGGACGGCCTGCCGATCGGCGGCTACCAGTTCCAGACGACGCTCTCGAACGGCAACCGGCCGGATTGCGTCGTCGCCTTCCCGAACAATACGGCCGGGCTCGTCGTCGACGCCAAGTTCCCGCTCGAGGCGTGGAACGCGATCCGCGCCGCCGAGGGTCCGGAGATGACCCGCGCGGCGGAGACGCAGTTCCGCCGCGACGTGACCAAGCACCTGAAGGACATCGCCGAGCGCTATCTGATCCCCGGCGAGACGCAGGACACGGCCTTCATGTTCGTGCCGTCGGAGTCGATCTTCGCCGACATCCACGAGCGCTTCGAGGATCTGGTCCAGTCGGCGCACCGGCTACGCATCGTCATCGTTTCGCCGTCGCTCCTCATGCTGTCGATCCAGGTCATCCAGTCGGTGCTCAAGGATGCCGGCATGCGCGAGCAGGCGCATCTCATCCAGGGCGAGGTGATGAAGCTGATGGAGGATGTCGGCCGGGTGAACGACCGCGTGCTGAAGCTGAAGACGCATTTCGACCAAGCGTCGAAGGACATCGACGACATCCTGATCTCGACCCGCAAGCTGACCGCGCGGGGCGCCAAGATCGAGGCGCTCGAATTCGGCGACGAAGGCTCCCCTGCCTATGACCGCCAGCCGGATCTCCTGGCGGGGGAATAG
- the def gene encoding peptide deformylase, which translates to MALLDIITLPDAKLRLVSEPVERIDDELLRFMDDMLETMYEAPGIGLAAIQVGVPRRVVTIDVSGREEGSEPAPLFLINPEILTSSDARSVYEEGCLSIPDYYAEVERPASVRIRYLDRDGKLQEIEADDILATCVQHEIDHLDGKLFIDYLSRLKRDMVIKKFVKAAKTGIRPEFKSHTPDEM; encoded by the coding sequence ATGGCCCTACTCGACATCATCACCCTGCCGGACGCGAAGCTGAGGCTCGTCAGCGAGCCGGTCGAGCGCATCGACGACGAACTGCTCCGCTTCATGGACGACATGCTGGAGACGATGTACGAGGCGCCGGGCATCGGCCTCGCCGCGATCCAGGTCGGCGTGCCGCGCCGCGTCGTCACCATCGACGTTTCCGGCCGCGAGGAGGGCAGCGAGCCCGCGCCGCTGTTCCTGATCAATCCCGAGATCCTGACCTCGTCCGACGCGCGCTCCGTCTATGAAGAGGGCTGCCTGTCGATCCCGGACTATTATGCCGAGGTCGAGCGTCCCGCCTCCGTGCGGATCCGCTATCTCGATCGCGACGGAAAGCTGCAGGAAATCGAGGCCGACGACATCCTCGCCACCTGCGTGCAGCACGAGATCGACCATCTCGATGGCAAGCTCTTCATCGACTACCTGTCGCGGCTGAAGCGCGACATGGTGATCAAGAAGTTCGTCAAGGCCGCCAAGACCGGCATCCGGCCGGAATTCAAGTCGCACACCCCCGACGAGATGTGA
- the fmt gene encoding methionyl-tRNA formyltransferase produces the protein MSLRVVFMGTPEFSVPTLVEIIGQGHEVVAVYSQPPRPAGRGMAERKSPVQETAERFGIPVFTPKSLKGADEQEAFASLDADVAVVVAYGLILPQPILDAPREGCLNLHASLLPRWRGAAPIHRAIMAGDAETGVMVMRMEAGLDTGPVAMVEKIAIAPDITTGDLHDKLARLGADLMVRALAAASRGGLDSVPQSEEGVTYAAKIDKGEARIDWTLPAKRVHDHIRGLSPFPGAWCEMTLGGKVERVKVLRSTRVEGSGAPGAVLDDQLTIACGEGAVRLVEVQRAGGKPLRATEFLRGAAVAPGDVVG, from the coding sequence ATGAGCCTCCGCGTCGTCTTCATGGGCACGCCCGAATTCTCCGTGCCCACGCTTGTCGAGATCATCGGCCAGGGGCATGAGGTCGTCGCCGTCTACTCGCAGCCGCCCCGTCCGGCCGGTCGCGGCATGGCCGAGCGCAAGTCGCCCGTGCAGGAGACGGCGGAACGCTTCGGCATTCCCGTCTTCACGCCGAAATCGCTGAAGGGCGCCGACGAGCAGGAGGCCTTTGCCTCGCTCGACGCCGACGTCGCCGTGGTGGTCGCCTACGGCCTGATCCTGCCGCAGCCGATCCTCGATGCGCCGCGCGAGGGCTGCCTCAACCTGCACGCCTCGCTGCTGCCGCGCTGGCGCGGCGCCGCGCCAATCCATCGCGCCATCATGGCCGGCGACGCCGAGACCGGCGTCATGGTCATGCGCATGGAAGCCGGCCTCGATACCGGTCCGGTCGCCATGGTGGAGAAGATTGCGATCGCGCCTGACATCACCACCGGCGACCTGCATGACAAGCTGGCGCGTCTCGGCGCCGATCTGATGGTGCGCGCGCTCGCCGCCGCCTCGCGCGGCGGCCTCGACAGCGTGCCGCAGTCGGAAGAGGGCGTCACCTACGCCGCCAAGATCGACAAGGGCGAGGCGCGGATCGACTGGACGCTGCCGGCGAAACGGGTCCACGACCACATTCGCGGCCTGTCGCCCTTTCCCGGCGCCTGGTGCGAGATGACGCTCGGCGGCAAGGTCGAGCGGGTCAAGGTGTTGCGCTCGACCCGCGTCGAGGGCTCCGGCGCGCCCGGCGCCGTACTGGACGACCAACTGACGATCGCCTGTGGCGAGGGCGCGGTCCGACTGGTCGAGGTGCAGCGCGCCGGCGGCAAGCCGCTGCGCGCCACGGAGTTTTTGCGCGGAGCAGCGGTTGCGCCCGGCGACGTCGTCGGCTAG
- the truA gene encoding tRNA pseudouridine(38-40) synthase TruA, translating into MPRYKLLIEYDGTPYSGWQRQANAPSVQQSLEGAIERFSGEAALTFGAGRTDSGVHATGQVAHFDLSGHWTGLRIRDAMNAQLRPEPIAVIEAEPVPDDFDARRSAVKRHYIYRVLDRRAPAALEINRVWDVRKHLDIEAMQQAANLLLGWHDFTTFRSADCQAKSPMKTLERIEITREGDHVLFGVSARSFLHNQVRSMVGTLKKVGEGKWPFERVGEVLEARDRKACGPVAPPGGLYLVQVDYGSGAEQIAEDAAEDEA; encoded by the coding sequence ATGCCCCGCTACAAGCTCCTGATCGAATATGACGGCACGCCTTACTCCGGCTGGCAGCGACAGGCCAATGCGCCGTCGGTGCAGCAATCGCTGGAAGGTGCGATCGAGCGCTTTTCCGGCGAGGCGGCCCTGACCTTCGGCGCCGGGCGCACCGATTCCGGCGTGCATGCGACCGGCCAGGTGGCGCATTTCGATCTCTCCGGCCATTGGACGGGTCTGCGCATCCGCGATGCGATGAACGCCCAGTTGCGCCCCGAGCCGATCGCGGTGATCGAGGCCGAACCGGTTCCGGACGATTTCGACGCGCGACGCTCGGCCGTGAAGCGGCACTACATCTACCGTGTTCTCGATCGTCGCGCGCCGGCCGCGCTGGAGATCAACCGCGTCTGGGACGTGCGCAAGCACCTCGACATCGAGGCGATGCAGCAGGCGGCGAACCTGCTGCTCGGCTGGCATGATTTCACCACCTTCCGCTCGGCCGATTGCCAGGCGAAAAGCCCGATGAAGACGCTGGAACGGATCGAGATCACCCGCGAGGGCGATCACGTCCTGTTCGGCGTCTCCGCCCGTTCCTTCCTGCACAACCAGGTGCGGTCGATGGTGGGCACGCTGAAGAAGGTCGGCGAAGGCAAGTGGCCGTTCGAGCGCGTCGGCGAGGTGCTCGAAGCGCGCGACCGCAAGGCCTGTGGCCCGGTGGCGCCGCCCGGCGGGCTCTACCTGGTCCAGGTGGACTACGGCTCAGGCGCCGAACAGATTGCTGAAGATGCCGCTGAGGATGAGGCTTAG
- the dapE gene encoding succinyl-diaminopimelate desuccinylase → MVNDPVRLLQDLIRCQSVTPAEGGALAYLESVLTAAGFTVDRPVFSEAGTPDVENLFATIGSGPPHFVFAGHTDVVPPGDTAHWSHDPFGGDIVDGMLYGRGAVDMKGGIAAFVAAALDFLGDDGLKQGTISLLITGDEEGPSINGTPKLLAWATERGHRFDAAIVGEPTNPQALGDAIKVGRRGSLSGTITVQGRQGHVAYPHLAINPIPQLTTLIRRLTAEALDTGSERFDASNLEFIGLEVDNTAWNVIPAEAQARFNIRFNDQWTRDTLEAWLTSRLEEAARGTIEFELDLVPGGSDSFLTHSETLIGTLSGAIERSTGRQPALSTSGGTSDARYIKDYCPVIEFGLVGQTMHQIDERVAIADLAILKDIYRGFLDQYFA, encoded by the coding sequence ATGGTCAACGATCCGGTTCGCCTCCTGCAAGACTTGATCCGCTGCCAGTCGGTGACGCCGGCGGAAGGCGGGGCGCTCGCCTATCTGGAGAGCGTCCTCACGGCGGCGGGCTTCACCGTCGATCGTCCGGTCTTCTCCGAGGCCGGCACGCCGGACGTCGAGAACCTGTTCGCGACCATCGGCTCCGGCCCGCCCCATTTCGTCTTCGCCGGCCACACCGACGTCGTGCCGCCGGGCGACACGGCGCACTGGAGCCATGACCCGTTCGGCGGCGACATCGTCGACGGCATGCTCTACGGACGCGGCGCCGTCGACATGAAGGGCGGCATCGCCGCCTTCGTCGCCGCCGCGCTCGATTTCCTCGGGGACGACGGCCTGAAGCAGGGCACGATCTCGCTGCTCATCACCGGCGACGAAGAGGGTCCGTCAATCAACGGCACGCCCAAGCTGCTCGCCTGGGCGACCGAGCGCGGCCACCGCTTCGACGCGGCGATCGTCGGCGAGCCGACCAATCCGCAGGCGCTTGGCGATGCGATCAAGGTCGGCCGGCGCGGCAGCCTTTCCGGCACGATCACAGTCCAGGGCCGGCAGGGCCACGTCGCCTATCCGCACCTCGCGATCAATCCGATCCCGCAGCTGACGACGCTGATCCGCCGCCTGACGGCCGAGGCGCTCGATACCGGCAGCGAGCGCTTTGACGCCTCGAACCTCGAATTCATCGGCCTCGAGGTCGACAACACGGCCTGGAACGTCATTCCGGCCGAGGCCCAGGCCCGCTTCAACATCCGCTTCAACGACCAGTGGACGCGCGACACGCTGGAAGCCTGGCTGACCAGCCGGCTGGAAGAGGCCGCGCGCGGCACGATCGAGTTCGAGCTCGATCTCGTGCCCGGCGGCAGCGACAGCTTCCTGACGCACTCGGAGACGCTGATCGGCACGCTCTCCGGCGCCATCGAGCGGTCAACGGGACGCCAGCCGGCGCTTTCGACGAGCGGCGGCACCTCCGACGCGCGCTACATCAAGGACTATTGCCCGGTGATCGAGTTCGGCCTCGTCGGCCAGACCATGCACCAGATCGACGAGCGCGTCGCCATTGCCGATCTCGCCATCCTGAAGGATATCTATCGCGGCTTCCTCGATCAGTATTTCGCGTAA
- the dapD gene encoding 2,3,4,5-tetrahydropyridine-2,6-dicarboxylate N-succinyltransferase: MTTHDLAALRTTVEAAFEDRANVSPATQGALRSTVETTLGLLDRGEARVAEKIDGEWVINDWLKKAVLLSFRLNDMAPIPGAPNGSTWWDKVPTKFEGWGADEFNKAGFRAVPGAIVRRSAYIAPSVVLMPSFVNLGAYVDTGTMVDTWASVGSCAQIGKNVHLSGGAGIGGVLEPLQANPTIIEDNCFIGARSEIVEGVIVGEGSVISMGVFISASTKIVDRETGEIHIGRVPPYSVVVSGSLPGKNLPNGQPGPSLYCAVIVKKVDAKTRSKTSVNELLRD, from the coding sequence ATGACCACGCACGACCTCGCCGCCCTCCGGACCACCGTCGAAGCCGCCTTCGAGGATCGCGCGAATGTCAGCCCGGCAACGCAGGGCGCCCTGCGCTCGACGGTCGAGACGACGCTCGGACTGCTCGATCGCGGCGAGGCGCGCGTCGCCGAGAAGATTGACGGCGAGTGGGTCATCAACGACTGGCTGAAGAAGGCCGTCCTGCTCTCGTTCCGCCTGAATGACATGGCGCCGATCCCCGGCGCGCCGAACGGCTCGACCTGGTGGGACAAGGTGCCGACCAAGTTCGAGGGCTGGGGCGCCGACGAGTTCAACAAGGCCGGCTTCCGCGCCGTGCCGGGCGCCATCGTCCGCCGCTCCGCCTATATCGCGCCGAGCGTCGTGCTGATGCCATCCTTCGTCAATCTCGGCGCCTATGTCGACACGGGCACCATGGTCGACACCTGGGCCAGCGTCGGCTCCTGCGCCCAGATCGGCAAGAACGTCCACCTTTCCGGCGGCGCCGGCATCGGCGGCGTGCTGGAGCCGCTGCAGGCAAACCCGACCATCATCGAGGATAATTGCTTCATCGGCGCCCGCTCCGAGATCGTCGAGGGCGTCATCGTCGGCGAAGGCTCCGTCATCTCGATGGGCGTCTTCATCAGCGCCTCGACCAAAATCGTCGACCGCGAAACCGGCGAGATCCATATCGGCCGCGTGCCGCCCTATTCCGTCGTCGTCTCCGGCTCGCTGCCCGGCAAGAACCTGCCGAACGGCCAGCCCGGCCCGTCGCTCTATTGCGCCGTCATCGTCAAGAAGGTCGACGCCAAGACCCGCTCGAAGACCAGCGTGAACGAACTGCTGCGCGACTAA
- a CDS encoding TonB-dependent receptor domain-containing protein, whose protein sequence is MILLGTATARAQSAPTANADAQTEETDEAARKKKREAENSGILEPITVTAGAVMDAPYMTPGGVSVVDGSVVQEKFGGDANAIVRSIPGTFTRISSSQPGIAVNIRGFESDGRVKTMIDGVPQTFRNTAGHASSGGELLYMDTILLAGIGVERGAVSGANGMGALAGAVNFRTLDFEDVVLDGKDYGVMTRLKTGSNGYGFSSMIAGGARASLPEFGTASLMGALAYSEHENYRRGDNGVMNTPDASNSPTSGLVKLHYQPNGEHDLKLGGRWYDNAFIVSGYDWGVKNATYTANYAYQPDSKWIDLKVNAFYNKTDMVYDPTFGGSYRYRESEAVGYGFDVANTSRFDLTDAIGLNWTYGAAYTSDDYVTNNYRGANPPGKMEKARAFSDVTVNWGMFDLTGGLNYDHWTLAGHLSPCTPNVGFCPPTGGNVDVSRDGSSLNPKITLSAKPFDWLQPYVTYAHTYRPPSAREALWALVPIGAGIGGGQYSNFYLEPETSKGWEIGANVLKNDMLLAKDALRLKVNYFDMAIENFIVNNLMSLPNDPYERAIWVNVPGTTHSRGVEIEGGYDAGFAYVNVGLTFADNNQPVGWGAGIGNGDTTFLPEDYSTVDVGFRLFDRALTIGGKMNRVGGSKFATGFGDTGEKDGYTLYDLYASYKANEHATAFVNVENLTDVAYSPAVSGDSTAMTGRGRTIVGGVTLQF, encoded by the coding sequence ATGATTTTGCTGGGCACCGCCACCGCCCGGGCGCAGAGCGCTCCCACGGCCAACGCTGACGCCCAGACGGAGGAAACCGACGAGGCGGCCCGCAAGAAGAAGCGCGAGGCGGAGAACTCCGGCATTCTCGAGCCGATCACCGTCACGGCCGGTGCCGTGATGGACGCGCCCTACATGACGCCGGGCGGCGTCAGCGTCGTCGACGGCAGCGTCGTGCAGGAGAAGTTCGGCGGCGACGCCAACGCGATCGTCCGCTCGATCCCCGGCACTTTCACCCGCATCTCGTCCAGCCAGCCCGGCATCGCCGTCAACATCCGCGGCTTCGAATCCGATGGCCGCGTCAAGACGATGATCGACGGCGTGCCGCAGACCTTCCGCAATACGGCCGGCCACGCGTCGTCCGGCGGCGAACTGCTCTACATGGACACCATCCTCCTGGCCGGCATCGGCGTCGAGCGCGGCGCCGTCAGTGGCGCCAACGGCATGGGCGCGCTGGCCGGCGCCGTCAATTTCCGCACCCTCGACTTCGAGGACGTCGTCCTCGACGGCAAGGACTATGGCGTCATGACCCGGCTCAAGACCGGCAGCAACGGCTACGGCTTCTCCAGCATGATCGCCGGCGGCGCCCGCGCCTCGCTGCCGGAATTCGGCACGGCGAGCCTGATGGGGGCGCTGGCTTACAGCGAGCACGAGAACTACCGGCGCGGCGATAACGGCGTCATGAACACGCCCGACGCCAGCAATTCGCCGACCTCCGGGCTGGTCAAGCTCCACTATCAGCCGAACGGCGAGCACGATCTGAAGCTCGGCGGCCGCTGGTACGACAACGCCTTCATCGTCTCGGGCTATGACTGGGGCGTAAAGAACGCGACCTACACGGCCAACTACGCCTACCAGCCGGACAGCAAGTGGATCGACCTCAAGGTCAACGCCTTCTACAACAAGACCGACATGGTCTACGACCCGACCTTCGGCGGCTCCTATCGCTATCGCGAGAGCGAGGCGGTCGGATACGGTTTCGACGTCGCCAACACCAGCCGCTTCGACCTCACCGACGCCATCGGCCTCAACTGGACCTATGGCGCCGCCTACACCTCGGACGACTACGTTACCAACAACTATCGCGGCGCCAATCCGCCGGGGAAGATGGAGAAGGCGCGCGCCTTCTCCGACGTCACGGTGAACTGGGGCATGTTCGACCTGACGGGCGGCCTCAACTACGACCACTGGACGCTGGCGGGCCATCTGAGCCCCTGCACGCCGAATGTCGGCTTCTGCCCGCCCACGGGCGGCAATGTCGACGTCTCGCGCGACGGCTCCTCGCTCAATCCGAAGATCACGCTCTCGGCCAAGCCGTTCGACTGGCTGCAGCCCTATGTCACTTACGCCCACACCTACAGGCCGCCATCGGCGCGCGAGGCGCTCTGGGCCCTGGTGCCGATCGGCGCCGGCATCGGCGGCGGCCAGTACTCCAACTTCTATCTCGAGCCGGAGACCAGCAAGGGCTGGGAAATCGGCGCCAACGTGCTGAAGAACGACATGCTGCTCGCCAAGGACGCGCTTCGCCTGAAGGTCAATTATTTCGACATGGCGATCGAGAATTTCATCGTCAACAACCTGATGTCGTTGCCGAACGATCCCTATGAGCGGGCGATCTGGGTCAATGTGCCCGGCACGACGCATTCGCGCGGCGTCGAGATCGAGGGCGGCTACGACGCCGGCTTCGCCTATGTGAATGTCGGCCTGACCTTCGCCGACAACAACCAGCCGGTCGGCTGGGGCGCCGGCATCGGCAATGGCGACACCACTTTCCTGCCGGAGGACTATTCGACCGTCGATGTCGGCTTCCGCCTGTTCGACAGGGCGCTGACGATCGGCGGCAAGATGAACCGGGTCGGCGGCAGCAAGTTTGCGACCGGCTTCGGCGATACCGGCGAGAAGGACGGCTACACGCTCTACGACCTCTACGCCTCCTACAAGGCGAACGAGCATGCGACCGCCTTCGTCAACGTCGAGAACCTGACCGACGTCGCCTACAGCCCGGCCGTCTCCGGCGATTCGACCGCGATGACCGGTCGCGGCCGCACCATCGTCGGCGGCGTCACGCTGCAGTTCTGA
- a CDS encoding pyrimidine 5'-nucleotidase, protein MEGRPQGALSADPVADRFADIRSWVFDLDDTLYPKHTGVFDQVSERILLYLQRFLSISAEEATVVRANFYQRHGTTLRGLIVEHGMDPDAFLDFVHDIDTSRLGPDPALVAAIGRLPGRRFILTNGSRRHAERILARIGFDNPFDDIFDIIRADFVPKPHPDTYRRFLDQNGIDPATAVMFEDLPRNLEVPKSLGMATVLVVPAGTDQVPVEAWETTAKAPHIDHLTDDLGGFLARLTPSR, encoded by the coding sequence ATGGAAGGCCGGCCCCAGGGCGCGCTTTCGGCGGACCCGGTCGCCGACCGGTTCGCCGACATCCGTTCGTGGGTGTTCGACCTCGACGACACGCTCTACCCCAAGCATACGGGGGTGTTCGACCAGGTCAGCGAGCGCATCCTGCTCTATCTGCAGCGCTTCCTGTCGATTTCGGCGGAAGAGGCGACGGTCGTGCGTGCCAACTTCTACCAGCGCCACGGCACGACGCTGCGCGGGCTCATCGTCGAGCACGGCATGGATCCCGACGCCTTTCTCGACTTCGTCCACGACATCGATACGTCACGGCTCGGGCCCGATCCGGCGCTCGTGGCGGCGATCGGGCGGCTGCCCGGACGCCGCTTCATCCTGACCAACGGCTCGCGCCGCCATGCCGAGCGCATTCTGGCCCGCATCGGCTTCGACAATCCGTTCGACGACATCTTCGACATCATCCGCGCCGATTTCGTGCCCAAGCCGCATCCGGACACCTATCGCCGCTTCCTCGACCAGAACGGCATCGATCCGGCGACGGCGGTGATGTTCGAGGATCTGCCGCGCAACCTCGAAGTGCCGAAATCGCTCGGCATGGCGACCGTTCTCGTCGTGCCGGCGGGAACCGACCAGGTGCCGGTCGAGGCATGGGAAACCACCGCCAAGGCGCCCCACATCGACCATCTGACCGATGATCTCGGCGGATTCCTCGCCCGACTCACGCCCTCGCGCTAG
- the argB gene encoding acetylglutamate kinase, with the protein MDMRPEDSTDPVLTARLIATALPYMLRYDEKTVVVKFGGNAMGSEELGKAFAEDITLLKLAGINPVVVHGGGPQINAMLNRLGIKSEWAAGMRITDKATVEVVEMVLAGSINKEIVQTITEAGGRAIGLTGKDGNMVTVRRLTRTVIDPDSNIEKVIDLGFVGEPTRVRTEVLEVLAKSEIIPVLAPVCAGEDGETYNVNADTFAGAIAGALDASRLLFLTDVPGVLDRNKQLIKELTVSEARAMIADGTISGGMIPKVETCIEALDRGVEGVVILDGKTPHAVLLELFTERGAGTLIKR; encoded by the coding sequence ATGGATATGCGGCCCGAGGACAGCACCGACCCCGTGCTGACCGCACGATTGATCGCCACCGCGCTGCCCTACATGCTGCGCTATGACGAGAAAACGGTGGTGGTGAAATTCGGCGGCAATGCCATGGGCTCGGAAGAGCTCGGCAAGGCCTTCGCCGAGGACATCACGCTCCTGAAGCTCGCCGGCATCAATCCCGTCGTCGTGCATGGCGGCGGCCCGCAGATCAACGCCATGCTGAACCGCCTCGGCATCAAGTCCGAATGGGCGGCCGGCATGCGAATCACCGACAAGGCGACCGTCGAGGTCGTCGAGATGGTTCTCGCCGGCTCGATCAACAAGGAAATCGTCCAGACCATCACCGAGGCGGGCGGCCGCGCCATCGGCCTAACCGGCAAGGACGGCAACATGGTCACGGTGCGGCGGCTGACGCGCACCGTCATCGACCCCGATTCGAACATCGAGAAGGTGATCGACCTCGGCTTCGTCGGCGAGCCGACGCGGGTCCGCACCGAAGTGCTGGAAGTGCTGGCGAAATCCGAGATCATCCCCGTCCTGGCGCCGGTCTGCGCCGGCGAGGACGGCGAGACCTACAACGTCAATGCCGACACCTTCGCGGGCGCAATCGCCGGCGCGCTCGACGCCAGCCGCCTGCTGTTCCTGACCGACGTTCCCGGCGTGCTCGACCGCAACAAGCAGTTGATCAAGGAGCTGACCGTCTCCGAGGCGCGCGCCATGATCGCAGACGGCACGATCTCCGGCGGCATGATCCCGAAGGTCGAGACCTGCATCGAGGCGCTCGACCGCGGCGTCGAGGGCGTCGTCATCCTCGACGGCAAGACGCCGCATGCCGTCCTGCTCGAGCTCTTCACCGAGCGGGGCGCCGGCACGCTGATCAAGCGCTGA
- the yihA gene encoding ribosome biogenesis GTP-binding protein YihA/YsxC: MPEIDQEEIDRLERGRLFFAKSWDFVMSVPSIEILPPIGPAEIAFSGRSNVGKSSLINGLTNRIGLARTSNTPGRTQELNFFTSGDGLSIVDMPGYGYAEAPKKLVDAWNRLIKDYLRGRVSLRRVYVLIDSRHGLKANDKLTLDLLDQTAVSYQIVLTKVDKLKTGELARVKAATEAAIARRPAAYPTVIATSSETGEGMDLLRAEIAQLAG, encoded by the coding sequence ATGCCCGAAATTGATCAGGAAGAGATCGACCGCCTCGAACGGGGTCGCCTCTTCTTCGCCAAGTCCTGGGACTTCGTGATGAGCGTCCCGTCGATCGAGATCCTGCCGCCGATCGGTCCGGCCGAGATCGCGTTCTCCGGTCGCTCCAATGTCGGCAAGTCGTCGCTGATCAACGGGCTCACCAACCGCATCGGCCTGGCGCGCACCTCGAACACGCCGGGCCGGACGCAGGAGCTGAATTTCTTCACCTCCGGCGACGGCCTGTCGATCGTCGACATGCCGGGCTACGGCTATGCCGAGGCGCCGAAGAAGCTGGTCGATGCGTGGAACCGGCTGATCAAGGACTATCTGCGCGGCCGAGTCAGCCTGCGGCGCGTCTACGTGCTGATCGATTCGCGCCATGGCCTGAAGGCGAACGACAAGCTGACGCTCGACCTGCTCGACCAGACGGCCGTCTCCTACCAGATCGTTCTGACCAAGGTCGACAAGCTGAAGACCGGCGAGCTGGCCCGCGTCAAGGCGGCGACGGAAGCGGCCATCGCCCGGCGTCCGGCCGCCTATCCGACCGTGATCGCCACCTCGTCGGAAACCGGCGAAGGCATGGATCTGTTGCGCGCCGAGATCGCCCAGCTGGCCGGCTGA